A single window of Pseudophryne corroboree isolate aPseCor3 chromosome 5, aPseCor3.hap2, whole genome shotgun sequence DNA harbors:
- the TUBB6 gene encoding tubulin beta-6 chain isoform X1, with translation MREIVHIQAGQCGNQIGTKFWEVISDEHGIDPAGSYVGDSALQLERINVYYNESSSQKYVPRAVLVDLEPGTMDSVRSGPFGQLFRPDNFIFGQTGAGNNWAKGHYTEGAELVDSVLDIVRKECEHCDCLQGFQLTHSLGGGTGSGMGTLLISKIREEYPDRIMNTFSVMPSPKVSDTVVEPYNATLSVHQLVENTDETYCIDNEALYDICFRTLKLTTPTYGDLNHLVSSTMSGVTTSLRFPGQLNADLRKLAVNMVPFPRLHFFMPGFAPLTARGSQQYRALTVPELTQQMFDAKNMMAACDPRHGRYLTVATVFRGPMSMKEVDEQMLAVQNKNSSYFVEWIPNNVKVAVCDIAPRGLKMASTFIGNSTAIQEIFKRISEQFSAMFRRKAFLHWFTGEGMDEMEFTEAESNMNDLVSEYQQYQEATANDGDETFEEDEEEIHE, from the exons TTTTGGGAAGTGATCAGTGATGAGCATGGCATTGATCCAGCAGGAAGCTATGTCGGTGATTCAGCTCTACAGCTTGAGAGGATTAACGTGTACTACAATGAATCATCCT CTCAGAAATATGTTCCCAGGGCAGTTCTGGTGGACCTGGAGCCAGGCACCATGGATAGTGTCAGATCTGGCCCATTTGGACAGCTCTTTAGACCAGACAACTTTATTTTTG GACAAACTGGAGCAGGGAACAACTGGGCAAAGGGACATTACACAGAAGGTGCAGAGCTGGTGGATTCAGTGCTGGATATAGTCAGAAAGGAATGTGAACATTGTGACTGTCTCCAAGGATTCCAACTTACTCACTCTCTCGGAGGGGGGACAGGTTCTGGTATGGGCACACTACTCATAAGTAAAATAAGAGAAGAGTATCCAGACAGGATAATGAACACATTCAGTGTCATGCCCTCACCTAAAGTTTCTGACACAGTTGTAGAGCCGTACAATGCCACCTTGTCTGTTCACCAATTAGTTGAAAACACAGATGAAACGTACTGTATTGACAATGAAGCTTTGTATGATATTTGCTTCCGTACCTTGAAACTCACCACACCTACCTATGGAGATCTCAACCACCTAGTATCTTCTACAATGAGTGGAGTAACCACTTCACTGCGGTTTCCAGGCCAACTAAATGCGGATCTTCGAAAGCTAGCTGTGAACATGGTACCGttcccacgtcttcatttcttcatgcCTGGGTTTGCACCACTAACTGCGAGGGGAAGCCAACAATACAGAGCGCTCACTGTGCCTGAACTTACCCAGCAGATGTTTGATGCAAAGAACATGATGGCAGCCTGTGATCCACGTCATGGACGTTATTTAACTGTGGCTACAGTCTTCAGAGGTCCAATGTCTATGAAGGAAGTAGATGAGCAGATGCTAGCAGTCCAAAACAAAAACAGCAGCTACTTTGTAGAGTGGATCCCCAATAATGTCAAGGTGGCAGTGTGCGACATTGCACCAAGGGGTCTGAAAATGGCATCCACATTCATTGGCAATAGCACAGCCATTCAGGAAATATTTAAGAGAATCTCAGAACAGTTTTCTGCTATGTTCAGAAGAAAGGCTTTCCTACACTGGTTTACTGGGGAAGGGATGGACGAGATGGAGTTCACAGAGGCTGAAAGCAACATGAACGACCTggtgtcagaataccaacagtatCAAGAGGCTACAGCCAATGATGGTGACGAGAcatttgaagaagatgaagaagaaatCCATGAATGA
- the TUBB6 gene encoding tubulin beta-6 chain isoform X2, with protein sequence MDSVRSGPFGQLFRPDNFIFGQTGAGNNWAKGHYTEGAELVDSVLDIVRKECEHCDCLQGFQLTHSLGGGTGSGMGTLLISKIREEYPDRIMNTFSVMPSPKVSDTVVEPYNATLSVHQLVENTDETYCIDNEALYDICFRTLKLTTPTYGDLNHLVSSTMSGVTTSLRFPGQLNADLRKLAVNMVPFPRLHFFMPGFAPLTARGSQQYRALTVPELTQQMFDAKNMMAACDPRHGRYLTVATVFRGPMSMKEVDEQMLAVQNKNSSYFVEWIPNNVKVAVCDIAPRGLKMASTFIGNSTAIQEIFKRISEQFSAMFRRKAFLHWFTGEGMDEMEFTEAESNMNDLVSEYQQYQEATANDGDETFEEDEEEIHE encoded by the exons ATGGATAGTGTCAGATCTGGCCCATTTGGACAGCTCTTTAGACCAGACAACTTTATTTTTG GACAAACTGGAGCAGGGAACAACTGGGCAAAGGGACATTACACAGAAGGTGCAGAGCTGGTGGATTCAGTGCTGGATATAGTCAGAAAGGAATGTGAACATTGTGACTGTCTCCAAGGATTCCAACTTACTCACTCTCTCGGAGGGGGGACAGGTTCTGGTATGGGCACACTACTCATAAGTAAAATAAGAGAAGAGTATCCAGACAGGATAATGAACACATTCAGTGTCATGCCCTCACCTAAAGTTTCTGACACAGTTGTAGAGCCGTACAATGCCACCTTGTCTGTTCACCAATTAGTTGAAAACACAGATGAAACGTACTGTATTGACAATGAAGCTTTGTATGATATTTGCTTCCGTACCTTGAAACTCACCACACCTACCTATGGAGATCTCAACCACCTAGTATCTTCTACAATGAGTGGAGTAACCACTTCACTGCGGTTTCCAGGCCAACTAAATGCGGATCTTCGAAAGCTAGCTGTGAACATGGTACCGttcccacgtcttcatttcttcatgcCTGGGTTTGCACCACTAACTGCGAGGGGAAGCCAACAATACAGAGCGCTCACTGTGCCTGAACTTACCCAGCAGATGTTTGATGCAAAGAACATGATGGCAGCCTGTGATCCACGTCATGGACGTTATTTAACTGTGGCTACAGTCTTCAGAGGTCCAATGTCTATGAAGGAAGTAGATGAGCAGATGCTAGCAGTCCAAAACAAAAACAGCAGCTACTTTGTAGAGTGGATCCCCAATAATGTCAAGGTGGCAGTGTGCGACATTGCACCAAGGGGTCTGAAAATGGCATCCACATTCATTGGCAATAGCACAGCCATTCAGGAAATATTTAAGAGAATCTCAGAACAGTTTTCTGCTATGTTCAGAAGAAAGGCTTTCCTACACTGGTTTACTGGGGAAGGGATGGACGAGATGGAGTTCACAGAGGCTGAAAGCAACATGAACGACCTggtgtcagaataccaacagtatCAAGAGGCTACAGCCAATGATGGTGACGAGAcatttgaagaagatgaagaagaaatCCATGAATGA